TGATTCAAACGGAATCGTTTTCGATAACGTATTAAACgtgtttgatatttttttcgtatatTTTCTTCTGtatcttgattattatgatattgATCAGTATTGTAAACAATacaatcatataataatggaaatgttAATGTATCGATATTAGCGAAATAAAATGTACGAATACCAAGTAGACCAAGTAATgctgaaaataataaaacaatgatgaaatagtgattgcaaattttttgatgatgccAAAAAAATCTGCATACATAATCATAACGATATAATGGAAATCGTTCTGAATCCAAatacatcatgatgattatcatcaatctaATGATGCCATATAAATAGAATACAATATCCAGTGAACGATATAATCGATACGATTGATAGTTATGATTTTCgacaatatttttgattgcattataataaaaatgacgaattttaaacaacatgatgatgatgagaattaaTATTGTTTGGAAAAGAACCAAAAGTACCAAGAGTATAACGAGTGTTTGATGataactgaaaaaaaattctccgAAAATTTTAGTGGAAGAAATcgatttcagaaaaaaaaatttgcttgATCGATTTGAacacaaatttcattttttggtttctttcataaattttcaagttataaacaaatttcttattttggactttattcaaatatttattgtttatatattgtggccatggtaatggtggtgacaaaaaatgatcatcaattaataCATTTATCGATCAATACTAAAGATCagtgacatttttttttctttgtttgcaGCAAATTcgtaacaaaaaacaaacattaaacaaatttgtttttttttgtttttgttttggaaaaCCCGTGatctaaaatttttttcattaatttgaatgaatattttctttcatataAAGACCCATTATCAAAAAGAATGATACGAAATAGGCAAGAAATGCTTCGAATAAACCACGAAATGTAATAATGCCAAGATGGCCAAATGTGAATGCAATTTTTCTGCCAAACATCAATCGTTCATaaagatcatcatattttaatttcattcgtAAATAATGACGATATTTTAATTGTAATTGTATGGCCGGaatatgatttttgattcgatgTGAATCACTAGATACTATTGCCAATTTTATAAATGGAATTAAACCAGTAAATGCATGAATGATGGTAATTACAATGAATACcaattgtgtttgtgttggcATATCTTCCAATATTAATTCACATATAGTGGTTACATTGATCGGTATGCTAACCAatgcataataataaagtgcTTTGCTCCATGCATCTTTATCAGTGTATAATTGATAATATGATAATATATTATGTTGCCTATAAATAGATCCAagattttttaaatcattcatagtgattgatttttttctatcaccATGACAACAatgttgagaattttttttcgaaatcataataaaattttgatttaaatgaatcaattcattatgatATACATAATATGTAGCCATTATTGTACCGGATAGTAACATTGAACATTGAAGTAATAAAATTGTATTATGTGTGAACAATATCACCtcgatcattatgatgaatttcatgATCGGAGAATTTTTTaccaattcaaattttaaaaattgtgGAATAATCACAATACCACCGACGATAATGACGAGCActttatacaaaaaaatgaatatgaggagaaattgaaaaattaaaatacaaacaaaaaacatgataGAAATGTacttacaaataaaaatgtgaaGAATATGATTGCAGAAGTCAATAATCAATACGAATAACAAAACATGTGTTCGACTTTTACGATTTGCATTGGGAAACAAACGcattttatttcgattttcaaacaaattccTATCTACACGATCCAATTGCAACCATGAATCGATCCAAACACGAATTCTGAACCAATGATTAAATAATCGTGGAATAATTATCGATAATAAGCGATGATTAAGAGCAAATTGTTGCTGATAATCCTCGAAACGTTGTGACAATTTCAttgcaatattttcatcCGTATCTCGACTTTTATAATATTGATCCATATTATATACGATACAATCataaaaaatctgaaaactTAGTGTATCCACATGgttaaagaaaaatgttcGTATACCAAGTAATCCAATCAATACAAGCAATATTCCAATGATcataaagaatttattaAGAATGTTTCGATGATTCCAGAAATATAATGATGCATAATCATATCGAtataatggaaatttttctggATCAATAAAgattaatgaaatgaataatgcTCGTATTAACCAATAAATATAAAGCGAAAAATCAACACTATGTAATAGACGATATCGTATGGTGCCATTTTCTTCAACAATATGTTTAATTGCATCGTAGAgaaatgttttgattttcggtaacatttttaaaaattgtttaatcAGTCGCTTTATGAatgacaaattcaaatgaataattttcgtttcttttcaacattattaaatgtcgatttcttcttctttttcttcttttgaattgttattttaattgaaacaatATTCTTGCTGTtttggaatgaaaataatgattttgaatgctgatgatgacgaagttgttgttgttgttgttaatgaatAGTTtggtaaaaataaattagcTATAAACAACTGGTTATCATTAAAAGGATGATgactttttttgtgtgtgtgtaaattttcgaaaaattGTGCGTaattaaaatggaaaatattttcggaaaagaaaaaaaaatttcaaagtacaaaaaaaacaaaaattaaataacaattaattgattattatgattttatttggttttaagaatttttttttatagaaaaCACAAAGAAATAAGCAAAATTAAGATTGAAATCGAATTAATTTCTTGCTTGATCTTGATGTTCTTTCATATAGAAACCAATGATGAGAAAGAAAGCGACAAAGTAGCCAAGAAACGCTTCGAATAACCCACGATACGTCAGATCACCGAGATAGCCAAATGTGAAAGCAATTTTTTTACCATGCATCAAACGTTCATAgagatcatcatattttaatttcattcgaaGATGTGTCGAACGATTCAATTGTAGCTGCATAGCTGGTATATAATCTTTGATTTTATGAAAAGCACTGGAAACCTGTGCTGTGGTCAAGAATGGAATAAGACCAGTGATTGCATGTATTAAtgtaatcaatatatatactGATTCTAGTTGTCCAGGTAAATCTTCAACGATTATTATACACATCAATGTCACGTTGACTGGTATGCTAACCAATGCATAATAGCAAAGCGCCTGGCTCCATGCATCTTGATCTGGAAATATTACATAATATGCCAGTCTATTATGTTGTcgatagatgaaaaaaagtttctttATATCATTTACAGCGATCGATTTTCCATTATAACGGCAATCATTCagaatggaaatgaaatttcgattcaaatcaattaatccaCTATGAAATGcctgatatgatgataacattGTCCATGATAGTAGCATTGCACATTGAATCGATACAAATGCATTGTGTACAAATAAAATTACTTCGATTATTAGTGACAGTTTCAGAAGCCAAGAATTCTGCACCATTTCATAGTAATAAAGTTCTGGAAACCATAAATAAGAGCCATACATAAAAATCATTGCTGAGAGAAAAACATAAAGATTGATTGATGCTtgatagaaaacaaaaacaaaataaaaacttacCACCGATGATATGCGAAAAATAACTGAGTGCATCAGCAATCATTACAAATCGCAGAATATAAGTACGACCTTTGAATGATGCGTACGGAAACAAatgcattttattttgattctcAAACAAATTCCTATCTACACGATCCATTTCTAGCCATGAATCACGCCAAACTTTGAATGAAACCACGCGATTAGCAATAGGAATGATTTGTGATAATAAACGATGATTACTagcaaattgttgttgataattctCGAAACGTTGGGACAATTTCTTTGCAATGTTTTCATCCGTATCTTGACTTTTATAATATTGATCCGTATTATATACGATACAATCGTATGGAATTTGAAAACTGATGGTATCcacatgatgaaaataaaatgtccGAATACCAAGCAATACGGTCATGATCAAAAGTattacaataatgatgaagaatttattACAAATTTTACGATGTTTCCAAACAAATGCCGATGCATAATCATATTCATACAACGGAAATTGATCCGAATCCAGATACATTAATCCAATGAATGATATTCGTATTAACCAATAAAGATAAAAGATGACTTCCACATTATGTAATAGGCGATATCTTGCTGTTCCATGTTGTTCGACAATATGTTTCATTGCATCGTAGATAAAGTGACGAATTTGcagcaacatttttttttacccatcactatcatttgaattcaagACAACAATGTAATCAAATATCAGCGagataataaaacaaaacagaaaagatGATTCCCCATAATTTAAGTattgaaatgatcaatttgttttttttttgcaattttttttttttttttttttgaacatttgcatgatttttgataatttttcaaaattttcttttcttccaTCATAATATTCACcacatataatgatgatgatgattacgtttttagttttgtaatatgaaaaataaagttGAAAGATTGcgatatataaatatattaatcaccattaatgatgataagttTTAAtgggcgaaaaaaaaataagtgcATATCAAataatagcaaaaaaaaagacaacataacaatcgattgagagaaaattttgggaaatttttttaaattgtcattttttttatttgttctacagttacacacacacataaagaCGAAcgtttgatgaaaataacaaatgattcaaaattaaagATTAAAAGTAATAGAATTATACggaaccatcatcatcatcatttgatcaaatcataattattcatGTTGAATGTTCTCGTATATAGAAACCCATGATAAGAAAGAAAGCGGCAATATAGCCAAGAAATGCTTCGAATAACCCCCGAAATGTCAGATTACCGAGGTAGCCGAATGTAAAAGCAATTTTTTTACCAGACATCAAACGCTCATAGAGATCatcatatttcaatttcattcgaatatgTGTCGAACGATTCAATTGTAGCTGCATAGCTGGTATATAATCTTTGATTTTATGAAAAGCACTGGAAACATGTGCTAAAGTTATAAACGGAATAAGACCAGTAATGACATGTATCAATGCAATCAATATGAATACAAATTCTGTTTGCGCCGGTATATCTTCAACGATTAATTCACACATAAATAATACATTAATCGGTATGCTAACCAATGCATAATAGTAAAGCGCCAGACTCCATGTAGTTTTATCACCATGTAATACATAATATGACAATGTATTATGTTCAATATGGATGAATCGCAGTTCTTTCAACACTGtcaaattgattggttttccattttgtgaattttttaaaattttcataaaattttgattcatattaGCCAATTGATTGTGAAATGCATGATATGTTGCCAATATTACACCGGATAGTAGCATTGCACATTGAAGCATTACAAATGTATTATGTGTGAATAATATCACTTCAATCATTAAACATAAtttcaatacaaatgaattttgtacAATATCAAATtgtgaaatttgaaaataaataactaTGAATGCGCCAATTAAAAGAACCAACacttttttaaataaaattttgtaaaAGGATGGAAAAAaggtgaaagaaaaaacaaacattttgttaTGAGGTATTGGTATaagatgaacaaaacaaaatgaaacttACGGATGAAAATGTGCAAACAATAATTGCAGAAATCCATAATCaatacgaataataatatataattacGTCCTCTTAGTGATGCATTAGGAAACAAGCgcattttattgatttttccgaataaatttttgtctATACGATCCATTTCTACCCATGAATCACGCCAAACTTTGAATGAAACCATACGATTAGCAATAGGGGTGATTTGTGATAATAAACGATGATTACGagcaaattgttgttgataatccTCGAAACGTTGTGacaatttcttttcaatattttcatccgTATCTCGGCTTTTATAATATTGATCAGTATTACGGACAATACAATCATAAATAAGTTGAAAACCATGTTTATTGACattgttgaagaaaaatgtttgcATACCAAGTAATCCAGTAAATACGAATAATATGAGaatcaaagcaaaaaatttattaagaATGTTTCGATGATTCCAGAAATACAATGATGCATAATCATATCGATATAATGGAAATAGTTCTGGATTAATAAAGATTAATgagatgaacaaaattcgTATCAACCAATAAACATAAAGcgaaacatcaacaatatgTAATAGACGATATCGTACGGTGCCATTTTCTTCAACAATATGTTTCATTGCATCGTAAAgaaatgttttgattttgaacaaCATTTTCACAATCAGGAAACAGGTTTTTCTACATCTGAATCCGACAAACGAAtgaggaatttttttccgttctTGCTAAGATAAcatggcagaaaaaaatcacctCTACTCATTAAGATATATTTATTGCAAACTTCATTACTtcattattgtcaattttatcatcaattcaaaaatgactttatttcaaaaaaaaaaaaaacaaattgcgCCCAATCGATCAACTTGGAGCCGAGAAAATTgctgaatttcaaaaattattctctataaatataatgaaatatatAGTCACATTTGgaatcaatttattgattaaatgtttttcatcgataaatcgaatcaatcgataattattattgatgaccttttttggatcaaattttttttttattttttttcgcaacaCGCATGCGcgcacagaaaaaaatgtcaaataatAGCAAAAAACAATAGATTGAGAGGAAATTTtgaggaattttttttgttttgttttaaattttttgtcatccCATGGAGAAATTTGTGGGCTACAAATGTGATATTTTGGTGCTTTAGAAGAAAAATAGCCCAAAGTAgatttttttagaaaaaaagtagctcaaaatttttctcgcTTTGAATTTTCTAAAGATTTCCGTTAAGGGCATGCGCGTTTTGCATTTTTTGCGTTACGTTCAAAAGTTTAACCTGATGACTATTATGCATTTCTTAATAAGTTCGAATTATAACAATTCgatttatgattgaaaaaaacatgttgATGTTTTAAGTTTGAGTGTTAatgtaaaattgaaatttgaatgtttcaattttgaaaaattgaatttgtttttttggttgtctATTATCAACAGATGGTAAGAGATTTGCTGTGTTCTTAATATTTATGTTTcatgtcattttttcatttaatagTGATAAagattcattttcttgtCATAATTTTGTATTGTAACAAAAATATGATCATAAAATGTTATTCGAATTTGATATAGAATTTGAAAGACGAACTGGTAATCTTAATGAAGTTGAATTGGAATCATGGTcgaaatatgatgatattttggaagctaataaaaatgatgttaCATTTAATAAACGTTTGcatagtgatgataatgataatgtcaaGGAAGGAATTGCGCggtaaattgaaaaaattcttttatttaaatatagactaatttttcttgaattaTTGGCAATGAATTAGCAAATCAATATGCAAAAGATGGAACAAATTTGTCCTATATTTCGTATGATCTTTTTCTAATTTCATTggccaaatattttttggAAAACATCATGCTTTATAATTGGgattatcgatgaaaatttattcattgaatcacACCTCTACATGAGTACCAACGGCAACGAAATGAGTAACCTGCTTTCCCAAagatcattctttttttgtccaaTAATTCTAAGAAAATCATACCAACCAAATagatttttacaaaaaaaacttaatgGAACGTACAAGGCAAGGTTGATCGATATCTTTGTCCAATTTCTCtggtcaaatattttttgaaaaacatcATGCTTTACAATTGGTGCTATCGATGAAAATCTAATCAAGATGGAAGAACTACTAGATACTTCTTTTCCTCGATTTATggtcatttattattttgtggagatctaaattttattttggttcaattttatctggagatgaaaaattttgttttccaataTTTATAACCGATTATTTTCtgtatataatttttttctttttatcttCTATTTATAATGGTATAAGAGGTTTTcttttataataaataaactttattaaaataaaataaaatgatcaaaatatgaAGCAGCGGATATGCAGAATATGAGAATAATTTcggaaatttatttcattcaggTGAAAAGTTCCCTGTAAATTGTGATCACGTGATGGGCTGCAATGGTTCTATTTTTCTGCTTAAAGCGCGCTAAAGAtcttccattttcattctaaaatcgatcgattttagAACATTCTAATAAGATTGTAAGCCTGCGCTTTTAGAACCAAAATATCACATTTGTAGCCCACAAATTTCTCCATGggattttaattaatttgttcaacagtgcacacatacacatataaAGACGAATGTTAAATGGAAAtaacaaatgattcaaaattaaagGTTAAACTAATAGAATTATAcggaatcatcattatcatcatcatttgatcaaatcataattattcatGTTGAATGTTCTCGCATATAGAAACCCATGATGAGAAAGAAAGCGGCGATATAGCCAAGAAATGCTTCGAATAACCCCCGATACGTCAGATCGCCAAGATAGCCAAATGTAAAGGCAATTTTCTTACCAAACATCAAACGTTCATAGAGATCatcatatttcaatttcattctaaGATGTatcaaacaattcaattgtatTTGCATTGCTGGTATATAATCTTTGATTTTATGACAAGCACT
This is a stretch of genomic DNA from Dermatophagoides farinae isolate YC_2012a chromosome 2, ASM2471394v1, whole genome shotgun sequence. It encodes these proteins:
- the LOC124499662 gene encoding uncharacterized protein LOC124499662, yielding MLPKIKTFLYDAIKHIVEENGTIRYRLLHSVDFSLYIYWLIRALFISLIFIDPEKFPLYRYDYASLYFWNHRNILNKFFMIIGILLVLIGLLGIRTFFFNHVDTLSFQIFYDCIVYNMDQYYKSRDTDENIAMKLSQRFEDYQQQFALNHRLLSIIIPRLFNHWFRIRVWIDSWLQLDRVDRNLFENRNKMRLFPNANRKSRTHVLLFVLIIDFCNHILHIFILLVIIVGGIVIIPQFLKFELVKNSPIMKFIIMIEVILFTHNTILLLQCSMLLSGTIMATYYVYHNELIHLNQNFIMISKKNSQHCCHGDRKKSITMNDLKNLGSIYRQHNILSYYQLYTDKDAWSKALYYYALVSIPINVTTICELILEDMPTQTQLVFIVITIIHAFTGLIPFIKLAIVSSDSHRIKNHIPAIQLQLKYRHYLRMKLKYDDLYERLMFGRKIAFTFGHLGIITFRGLFEAFLAYFVSFFLIMGLYMKENIHSN